The uncultured Campylobacter sp. nucleotide sequence AATCCACGCGGCTAGCGAATGGTGCATGAAACTCATCATCGTGTTTCAAACGGTGCTATTTTTCGCAAAAATCCTCCCCGCCCTCGCCGCGAAAAAGGCAGCACCGGAGCAAAGCGCAGCCGATGCAGATTAAAATTTACTACGAAGATACCGACGCGCAGGGCATCGTGTATCACGCCAACTACATTAAATTTTGCGAGCGGGCGCGCAGCGAGGCGCTTATGCAGGCTGGGGTGGACTTCGCGCGTGAGGACGCACACTTCGTAGTTAGCGAGCTTTGCGCTAAATTCCTCCGCCCCGCGCGTCTCGGCGACACGCTTGAAATTCGCACGAGCCTAGCCGCGCTTAAAAACGCCAGCGCCCTTTTGCGACAAGAAATTTACAAGATCAAAGATATTAAAAACGTAGATTTCAGCGAGCTTTTATACGCACAGGACGTAAAAATTGCCTTTGTAAAAGAAGGCAGGCCGATCAAATTTAGCGCCGAAATTTTAGAATTTTTCAAATCTTTGAAATAAATTTATTTCGCGGATTCAAATTTACCTAGTCGTACGGTGCAAACATAGCGCAGACCGCTTCGGCGTAAAATATTAAGAATGCGCAGAGCTCTTAGGCAAAATAAAATTTGCAGGCTAGATAAAATTTTACTACATAGAATTTCGCTCGGCGTTAAGGTTTAAATTTAACGCTACGTCGCGACATAAACCCCTCACACACCCGAGATAGCTAGATAGAAAACAAAATTTGAAATATCGAAATTTTGCAATGGCGTTAAATTTTGCCCCGCTCCGCCGCTTTATGAAATTTTCTCGCTTTTAAATTTAAACCCGCGCAGATTGAGTCCGTGTTTTTTCGCCAAATCCCGCTCGTCCGTGAAATTTAAGTCGATCAAACTCGCCCGCGATCTCATCCGCGTAGGCGCAATCCACAAACTAGGCGCCCACGCAAAAAGCCGCACACAAAATCAAAATAGCATGCAGAACAAGCGCCAAAATGCGCCTCACAGCAGCTCTTTTATCTTTTGCAGATCCTCTTTGAAAAGCTCCGCCTTGCTCGGATTTTGCGCGATGAATGCGGGATCGAAGCTCGGCACGAAGCTGATGCCGCCCTCGTTAAAGACCGAGCCGTGCAGCACGTCCATGCTCGCCAAATCGCCGTTTCGCAGCACGATTTTGCAGCAGAGCTCGCCCAGGCAAAGCACGACTTTGGGCTTTAAAATTTTGATCTCGTCGGTCAGATAGGGCGCGCATTTTAAGATCATTTCCGAGCTTACGCGCCTATTTTGCGGCACCGCACACCTTATCAAAAAGCTAAAATAAATTTCTTCCGGCGCGCAAATTTGATCTAGCGCCGCTGCTACTTCAGCCTCCAAACCGCCGCCAAAACCTTCGTTAGCGCCCGGTGCGAGAGCTACGATCATAAGTTTTACGTTCGCGGGAGTTTTAGAATTTTTAAAATTTTTGATAGTTTTGAAATTTTTAAAATTTTGCTCGCCGCTTCCAGCGCGCGTTTTGGCGAGTTCGCAGAGATTGCACTCGGCGGTAGCGGATTTCAGCGCATCCAGCGCCTTAAAAAATCGCTCGCCGCCGCTTAAAATTTCGGCGCCTACATAGCGGTAGCCGAACGCTTTGTAATAAAGCAGCCTGCGTAGTTGCGAGCTTTGCACGGCGCGCCTACGATCTGTTTAAATTTCGCGCGACGAATCCGCGATCAAACTGCGCCAAATCTTTGTAAAATTCCACCCTAAAGCCCTGCTCGCGCAAAAACGCCGACAAGCTCTGCTTTTGATCGTAGCCCATCTCGCAGGCTAGAAATTTTGCGCGCCGTGCGGCGATCAGCACGATGCGTTTTAAAATTTCATCCCCCCTCTCGCCGCCAAACAGCGCCGCCTTCGGCTCTTGCAGCACGCGCGCGTCCAATGCGTAGGAGTTTGCGATATAGGGCGGATTTGAGACGATGAGATCAAACTCGCCCGCGATCTCATCTGCGTAGGCGCAGTGTACGAACTCGACGTCCGCGCCCAAGCTTGCAGCATTTACGCGCGCCACCTCAAGCGCATCAGCGCTAATGTCGCTAGCCGTGATGCGGCAAGAAGGAAGGAGTTTTTTTAAGCAGATAGCGATTATGCCGCTGCCCGTGCCGATCTCGCAAATGCGCGGCTCGTCCAAGCTCTGCGCTAAAGTAAGAGCTTTTTTCACTAAAATTTCGGTCTCGCAGCGCGGTATCAGCACCCGCTCGTCGACGTAAAATTTAAAGCCCATAAACTCGCAGCTTTGCGTGATGTATTCAAGCAGGCGACCGTCTTTGAACTCGGCTATCTTGGCGCGAAATTCCGCTTCATGCGCGAGCTCTTCCGAGCATCTCAGCACGAGCTGCTCACCTTCAAGGCGCTCACAGAATTTTAAAATTTCGCGCGCGACATATTTTGAGCCGCACTGCCCCAAGCCCCATCTTAGCGCCTCAGCGATCCTCATCAAGCTCTCTTATGCGCTCATACAGGCTCGGGTGCGAATGATACACCGCGGCGTAAATTTTATGAGCGAGCGGAAACGCCTTGTTTTCGCTGCCCAGCTTCTTTAGCGCGCCGATCATGCTCTTTTTATCCTGCATGCTGGCACCATGCAGGTCTGCACTAAATTCGTGCATGCGGCTAAGCTTGGAGATCACCGGCTCAAAAAACGCATGTAAGATCGGCGCAAACAAAATCATAAAAACTAGCGTCGCACCGCCGTCCGCGTTAAGTCCTAGCGCGCCGAACACCCCTGCAGGGAGGTTTCCGAATACCGCAAGCGTCGCGCCCAAAAGCACGAAGCTAAGCGCTAAGCCTTTCAAAATGTCGCCGTGTTTGAAATGCCCGAGCTCGTGCCCTAAAACGGCTAAAATTTCATCCTCGCTAAGCTTCTCTATGAGCGTGTCGAAAAGCACGACCTTTTTCGTCGCTCCGAAGCCGCCGAAATAGGCGTTTAGGCGCTTGTCACGCTTGCTTGCGTCAATCGTAAAAACGCCGCTACTTTTAAAGCCGCAGCGCTGCAAAAGCCCCTCTATGCGCTCTTTTAGCTCGCCTTGCTCTAGCGGCTGCATCTTATTAAACAGCGGCGCGATAGCGGTCGGATAGATCAGATTTATCAGTAAAACTATGCCGAAGCTTAGCAGAAAGCCCCAAACCCACCAGTGCGCGCCCAGGCTATTTACGCAAAAAACGAGCGCAGAGGCTACTGCAAAGCCGAAAACCAGCGTGAGCGCGAGCGATTTTAGCGCGTCTTTTACGAAAACGGCGGGCGTGATCGTGGAAAAGCCTAGGCGGCGATCTTTGACGAAGGTTTTGTAAATTTCAAGCGGAAACGCCGCCGCGCCGCCGATGATTAAAAACGCCGTTACAAAGCAGCTCCCCGCCAAAATCCCATCGCCCGCTAGATCATATATCGCGCGCTGTAACGCGCCCGCGCCCGCAAGTATCCAAATAAGCGCCACCGCAAACGAAAAGCAGTGCGAAAATATATTAAATTTTAAATTTACCGCGCCGACCTCGCCTGCCTTGCGATAATCCTCCTCGCTAAGCACCACCGCAGGCTCTTTTAGCTTGGCGCGGATGAAGCTTAGCTCGAGCAGATCGAGCGAAATTTTATAAATCGTGTAAAGCGCGTATAAAAAGATCAAAAACCAAACCATCGCGCCTACTTTAGGCTCTCGGCGAGCGAAAGCACTTCGTAATATTCATTTTCCATACTGTTTAACGTTCCTCTTTTTTCTTCAAGTTCTTCAAAAAGCCCCTGCATACCGAGCTTTTGATAAATTTCAGGCGTCGAGAGCGCGTGATTTAGCTCCTTTATGCGCGCCTCGATAGCCTCGATTTTAGCGGGGTACTCTTCTAAAATTTTATTCTGTTTGTAGCTAAGCTTCGCGGCGCTCGTCTTTTCCTTTTTGTTTTCGCGGCTGCCTTCCTCCGCGCTCGCGCTCGCGCCAGCGTCGGCTTCGATCTGATCGATCTCCGCCATTTCGTCTTCAAACTCCAGATACTGCGAATACGGCATTTGAATTTGATCGATCGTGCCGTTTTTTTCAAAAACCCAAAGCTTATTCGTGATCTTATCGATGAAATAGCGATCGTGGCTTACGATGATTACCGCACCTTCGAAGCTTAGCAAATAATCCTCCAAAATATTGATCGTCGCGATATCAAGATCATTCGTCGGCTCATCCAAGATCAGGCAATCGTATTGCTCGGTAAAGAGCTTCGCAAGCGCCAGGCGGTTCTTTTCGCCGCCGCTAAGCACGCCCACGGGCTTATCCAAAAATTCCTTCGGAAACAAGAAATTTTTCAAATACCCATAGACGTGCATGTAGCTGCCGCGGACGTTGATGTGATCGCCGCCGTTTGGACAGAAAATTTCGATTATGCTTTTATCGTCCGTGATGCCGCTGCGGGTCTGATCGAAGTAGCCGATCCTGATCTCGCCGCGTTTGATCTCGCCCGCATCGATCTTGCTGCGACCGAGTAGAATTTTAAGCAGAGTACTTTTGCCCGCGCCGTTAGCGCCTACGATACCGATGCGCTCGCCCTGCAAAACCCGCGCCGAAAAGCCCTTGAAAAGCACCTTGCCGTTTAAAATTTTACCGATATTCGTGCATTCAAAGAGCATCTTTTTGCGATTGTCGCCGCCCGTGCCGTTAAAGCTCCTGCTCGCGCGCTCCAGCTCGAGCCGCACGCGACGGATCGCGCCCGGATTTTTCTTCGCATCCTGCCTCATCTGCATGATACGCGCCTTGCGCCCTTCGTTGCGCTTTAGGCGCGCCTTTACGCCGCGGTGTAACCACTCCTCCTCGGCGCGCAGCTGTTTAAGCAGCGTCTCGTGGGACTTTTCGAGCGAAGCAAGCATCTCCTGCTTGCGCCTCAGATAGTTCTCATATCCGCCGTCGAAATTTGAAATTTTACCCTCTTCGATCTCGATACTGCGCGTCGCCAAGCGGTCGATGAAGTAGCGATCGTGGCTGATAAAAACGATCGTCTGCTTCGAGCTAAGCAGCATCTCCTCTAGAAATTTCACCATATAGACGTCGAGGTGATTCGTGGGCTCGTCCAGCAGCAGCACATCAGGCTTTTTAAGCACCAGCGCGCCCAGTGCCACGCGACGAATTTCGCCGCCGCTAAGCGTGCAGACGGAGCGGTTTTCGTAAATTTTAAGCCCGAAATTTTGCAGCACCTGCTCAATCTTATTGTCGATCTGCCAGCCGTCCTTGGCCTCGATAAATTTAATCAGCTCGTCCTGGCGCGCCAAAAGCTCCTTGTTTTCGGGCTGTGCGGCGATTTTGCTCGAGATCGCGTCGTATTCGCTAAGGGCGGCGTAAATTTCAGCTAGCTCCCTTCGCAGCGCGTCTTTGACCGAGAGATTGTCTTCAAATTTCGGCGTTTGAGCGAGCATCTGGATATTTAGCCCGTTTTGAGTGATGATCCGCCCCTCGTCGGTCTCGCACAGACCCGCGACGATCTTTATCAGCGTAGATTTGCCGCCGCCGTTTTTGCCGATCACGGCGACGCGCTCGTTAGCGTCCAGTGCAAAATTTACGCCGTCTAAAACGACGTGGGAGCCGAATTTTTTCGTAACATCGATAAGCTCGATCAAAGCCAATTTTAAGTTCCTCTAGTGTTAAATTCGGTGATTTTACACAAAATTCTATTAAATTTTAATAACTTTTAAAGGTTCAGCGATGCAAAGTTTGGAATTTAACGGCCTGCGCGTAGAAATTTTCGCCCCGCACGCGCCGTTTTTTGCGCCTGCGCTCTCCTTTACAAAAGAAGCCGCGTCCGCACCGATCATCTACCTGCACGCCTTGGAGTTTAGCGCGGCTAGTGTGGGCGAAATTTACGAGCTCGTCTCGCGACGAAGCGGCGCAGATTTCGTGCTTGCGGCGATCTATCTAAACGAGGCGCAGTGGGGCGATAAGCTCAGCCCGTGGGCGGCAAAATTGCCATTTAAGGGGGTGCACGATTTCACAGGCGGCGGCGCGGCGCACTTAGAAAAATTTACGGACGAGCTGATCCCACGTATCGAGCGGCACGTATTCGGCGCGAGAAAGCCTGCGTGGCGAGCGTGCGCGGGATACTCGCTGGCGGGGCTTTTTAGCGCGTATGCGGCGTTTGCAAGCGATAAATTTCAAAAGATCGCCTGCGTCTCGGCGTCGTTTTGGTTCGGCGGATTTGACGCCTTCGTCGCCGCACACTCGCCGCAAAGGGGGCTGGCACACGCCTACGCGTCCTTGGGCGAGGCCGAGATGAACCCGAAAAATCCGCGCGGAGCACTCTGCGGAGAGACGGCGCGAAATTTCATCGTAAAATGCCGCAGTGTGGGTGCGAAAGCGGAGTTTGAGCAAAATCCGGGCGGGCATATGCAAGATGAGATCGCAAGAATTTCAAAGGCGCTTTTAAAGCTGGTAACTCCTAAAATTCGGGTAAATTTAAAATTTAGCTGGGCGGGCAATTAAATGGCAGGCTCGACAAATTGGCGCTGCGAGAGATTGAAACAAACGAGCCGAGAAGCGGCACGAAACGTAAATTTAAAGCTAGTCGCAGCTAGGATTTCTCGCGTAACGGTTTTTTGTGCGATGCAATGAAATTTAAAACAAACCCGCATTAAAATTTTATAACGCAAGCGGTGCAAAAAGAATGGTGTATCGCGATGCAGCGCGAATAGGACAACACGTAGTTGGTATTTTATCGGCTTTGATAAGTGAGATATCGTTTGAGCGTAAATCATACGATGCGGTATCAATGCGGCATAGGCGGCGCAGTGTATGCGGATTTCAGGCGGGATGTCGCTAAATTTTTGCAGGTTGCGCTAGCGGTTTGAAACTTAAAACGAGCCGTCGTTGTAAAATTTAAAGCAAATTGTGTCGCGGCTAGGATTTAGCGTGCCTGCAAGCTAAATTTAAACAGCAGCGCGTCGCCGTGTATGATCCCGCCGTTTTGTTTAGTTTACCGGCGGGCTAAATTTACCGCCGAAATTTCAAAATTTGCGTAGCGCCAAAGAGGCTTCGGCGCTACGATACGCGCCGCTAGGTTTAAATTTTAAAATTTAGCGTCGGCGCGGGCGCACTTAGCCGTTACCTGCCGAATTTGCGGCGGCGTAATATGCGGAATTTTGCGAATTACCGTTTGCAAAATTCGTCCTGCGAAATTTCGCGGCGCATGCTTCAATCAGCTCTCTACTGAGCGCTTTTCCCGACGCACGTTTCGCCTTTTCTCTCGCTATACAGACAGCGCCAACCGCTCCATTACTCGCGCTCACTATGTCATTTGCCACATTTGCTCGAAACCAACTGCGAAAAGCTGCAAATGCACCGAATTCTAACCGCACGCCCTAAATTTCACCGTCTACGCAAAGGGCAGAATTTTTTTGTAATTGCTCCACAGCTCGCTATCTTCGCCGAAATATGCAAGCAGTCCGCGCGCGTTGCGATCAAAAGGGTTGGGCTCTTTATGCAGCGCGATACGCTGCGACAGGCGCAGATCGTAGGTGTTGTATATCGCAGAATACGGCACCGGAAAGTCCGAAGCGTAAAGCAGGCGCGAGTGCACGTCCGTTTGGCTCGCCAGATGCGGCAGGGCTTTCGCGCGCACCGGAGTCATCAGCGCCGAAACGTCGGCGTAGAGGTTATTGTGCGTACGCAAAAGCGCCAGAAGCGCGAAATAATCGTGTCCGAAATTTCGCGGACGGCGCGAGAGCGCACGAAAGATATGCGAATACTCGTAGTTAATCGCCATGTGCGCGCACACCGTCGTAACGCCCAGCTCAAGCGGCGCATAGATCATCTCTAGCGCTTCGTAGCGGCGCGCGCTCGGCACCGAGCTTTCGTTGCCGATGTGGATCACTAGCGGCAAGCCGAGCTTGGCGAGCTTTTCAAAATACGGCACGTAGCGAGGCAGCCTCGTATCCAGATCCCAATAGTTTTGTAAAAATTTCGCCCCTTTAAATCCGAGCTCGAAGCAGCGATCGATCTCATCTAGCGCGTCCGCTCGCTTCGGATTGATGCTAAAAAACGGTACGATGAGATCCGGGTTTTTTTGATAAATTTCAAACACGCTGTCGTTGTCCGCACAGACGGTCTTATCGCGATGGATTAGCTCGCCCGCGTCGCTAAATTTAGCATCCACGCCGAAAAGCACCGCCTTTTTAACGTATTTCGAAGCCCTAAGCCCGCCGAGCAGAGCGTCCACATAGGCCTCGTATGGCTCTTTGATCGCGCGCGATACGTCTATACCGAAACGCCTGCCGAAAAGGCGCAGCGCGAGCCTGTCGTAAGGGCGGTCGAAGCGCACCTCCTTGCTTAGCAGATGGACGTGAAAATCAAGCGTTTGCATCGGGGATCCTTGGAAAAATTTTGCCGAGTTTATATCAAATTGCGGTAAATAGTTAGAATTTTAAATTCGAGTTTAAATTTACGCACCACGCCTTGCCGCGCCTTTAAATTTTAAAATTTAAACCTCTCCGCAAGAGCCTCTAATTGATATTTAATGCCGTTTTAAAGCTACGGCGATATACTTGCGATTTGAAAAGCTATTTCAATTAAGGAGCGAAGATGGAGTTTGAAATTTTAGAAAATTCCGCCGATTTTAAGCCTGGCGATCTAGATGAAATAATGGTCTCGATCGGCTGGGATACGGAACAAAACGCAGCCTCCGTGCCGCCGCACGAGACATACAGGGTGTGGCGCACATATGATTACGTGGCGATCGCCAAAACGCAAGGCAAGACCGTGGGGGTGCTGGAGGCGTTTTGCGACCGCGACAACTTCGCTACAAGCTATCTTTACTGCGTGATAGTTCATAAGGATTGTCAAAGGCGCGGTATCGGCACGGCGCTCGTGAATGCCTTTAATAAGCGCTTTGCGCACACCACCACCTTTGTCGTTACTCCTCTGCACAAAGCTGAGGGCGCCGGAGAATTCCTACAAAAGTGCGGTTTTTAGGACGCGTCGGAGCACTTCACGGTTCATATGAGGAAGCGAAATTAGATCTAGCGGGCGTAAATTTTAAAATTTTATCGAGCTTTGGCTCTAAAACGGTTGGAATTTTAAATTTAGCTATGAGTTGCTATAATCGCTAAAATTTAAGGAGCCAAAATGATCACTATGCAGATCCAAAGCGGCGTCGATCGCGATACTCTCGAAACTTTTAAGAAGCTTTTTTTAAAAATCGATCCATCCGCACAGATCACTCTAAGCGGCGAGAAAAGCTTAGAAACGATTTTATCGGAGTTTAGATCAGGCGAAAGTTACGACGAGATAAAAAACGGAATGGATACGGATTTAAAATCATACGCAAACGGTGATCTAAGCGGCTTTGAGGAGTTAGGCAAGGGCTGGAAAAATTGAAAATAATCCAGTCTAAAAGATTTCGCGCGCAGCTTAGCAAGATCGTAGAATTTATCGCAGAGCGCTCAGAGGATGCGGCGGAAAATTTTAAAAACGAGCTTTTTGCGCGAGCAGGCGAGCTTGGCTTTATGCCGTATAAATTTCGTAGATCAAAGAGCTTTGACGATGATAGAATTAGAGATTTTGTGTTTAAGGGTTTCGTAATCCCATATCTAATAGATGAACCTAACGATACAATCGTTATCCTAGCGATATTTAAGCAAAATCTATTGAGATATCTTGACGCCCGTTTAAAAACATCTGCGTTTAAAATTCCGCGCTCCGTTTATTAAAACCACCCATTCGCCGCCGTCGCAGCGCCAAAGAGATCAACCGCTCGTCTGCGCTAAATCACCGCATATTCGCGCCGGGCGCCGTAAATTCTAATTTTACGCATGCCGCGCAGCATGCAAAAGCAACTCCGCTCGCCCCCCCCCTGCGCAAAAGCAAACCTAAAAGAATTTTCGGCTACAATTGCCCCCAAATAAAGGCAAAATATGAAAGAAATCTCGCTACTAAGGCTCTCGCTCGCAATCTACATCGATATGTTTTTGCGCCTCGTGACCACGTTTATCAACACCTACATGATCTCGCGCGTGGACGTCTCGCTAGTAGGCGCGCTGGGGGCGGGCAACGAGATATTTTTGCTCTTCATCACCGTTTTCGGCTTTCTGGCCGTGGGCTGCTCGGTACTCGTAGCGCAGGCGCTCGGGGCGAAAAATAAAGTCCTAGCCATGCGCGCGATCCACACGAGCATCGCATTTAACGCGCTCGTGGGACTTTGTAGCGGCGTTTTCGTCTTTAGCTGTGCGCCGTTTTTACTCCGCGCGCTACAGGTGCCCGCCGAGCTTTTGAGCGAAAGCGCGATCTATCTTAAGGTTATCAGCATCGTCTTTGCGATAGACGCCGTCGCGATCGTGCTTAGCGCTATCGTGCGCGTTTACGGATACGCAAATTTCATCATCGCAGTCTCCGTGGTGATGAATCTAGTAACTCTCGCGGGCAACTACGTCGTGCTATTTAGGCCGTTCGGACTGCCGTACTACGGGCTTGAGGGCATCGGCGTGAGCACCATCGCGGGGCGCATGATCGGCGTATTTTTATTCTTTCTCATCATCACGAAGGTGCTAAAAATAAAATTTTACCTCACGATGTTTTTAAAGATCAAGCTCGCCACGCTGCGCAAAATTCTATCCGTAGGGCTTCCTAGCGCGGGCGAAAACATGCTGTGGATCGTGCAGTATCTGGTTGCATTCGCCTTCGTAGCGAGCATGGGCGAGGCGAGCCTTACCGTACAGACGATCTATTTTCAAATTTCATCATTCATCTTCTTCGGCGGAAGCGCGATCAGTATGGCAAACGAAGTGATCGTAGGCCGCCTCGTAGGCGCCGCCAAGCCGCAGGAGGCGTACCGGCACACTTTTACCGCGCTGCGCTTTGGGCTCGGGGCGACGGCGCTTTTCGTCGCGATCGTATTTTTAGCGCGCGAGCAGATTATGGAGATGTTGAGCCTAAACGAGGCGCACAAGCAGGTCATGCGGCCGCTTTTTTACCTAACGCTCGGGCTTGAGTTCGGGCGGACGCTTAATATCGTGTTCGTAAACGCCCTGCGCGCAAGCGGCGACGCGAGGTTTCCCTTTGCGATGGGCGTGATCTTTATGTGGGGCGTCTCGATCCCGGTGGGCTGGCTTTTGGGCATCCATCTGGGGTATGGAATTTTGGGCGTTTGGATCGGGTTTTTCTGCGACGAGTGGCTGCGCGGCAGCGCGAATACGGCGCGATGGATAAGTAAAAAATGGCAGAGCAAAAAGTTAGTCTAAATTTGCTAGGCTTGCCGATCAGCCTGCGCTTTAAGCGGATGAAATACGCGCGCATCCGCATTAACAAGGACTGCGAGATCAGCGTCAGCGTGCCGCGCTCCTACACCGCGGCGCAGGCGAAAGACTTCATCCTAAAGCACGAAAGCTGGATTCGTCAAACGCTAGAGCGGCTGCGAAGCAAGCTCTTAGCAAGCGATCAGGTTAGAATTTTAGGCAAAATTTACAAGCTGAAATTTAGCCGCGAGGTTGAGCTCGGTACAAACTGCGGCGCAGATGAAAGTTTAGGTGAGAGCGGCGCGCGGGACTGCGTAGGCAGCGGCGTAAGCCATGTGAGCGGCGGCGTAAATTCAGCTCATTTACAAAGCGGCGCGGGCATAAGTGATGGCGGCGATGTGAGCGGCAGCGCAAATAACGGCACGGGAGGCATGAATTACGGTGCGGGGGGCGGCACGGCAAGTGAAATTTTAAAATTTCACTCGGGCGGGCACACCTCGCAAAATGGCGCGGCGGGCGAGGATTTGAAATTTAACCTCGCACAAGAGAGTCTAAGCCTGGAAAGTAGTAAAAATTTTAAATTTAATCCGAATGCTTTGGGCGCGCGGGGGCAAAATTTAAATCGCGACGGCGCACAAAATTTAACGGGCGAGGAATTTTTCAAATCGAGCTGTATCAGGACAGAAGCGCTAGAGCAAAACGGCGGCGAGCAATCCTGCGGCGAAAATTTAAAATTTCATTCAGACGGGTGCGTTTCGCAAAGTAGCAATGTGGGCAAATTTAACTCCGCTTCAAGCGGTGAAATTTTAAAATTTGATCCTGCCGCAAGGGACGAAATTTTAAAATTTAAACCCGCCGAGAACGGAGAAATTTCAAATTTCAGCTCTGCCGCGAGTGAGGAAATTCCGCTCATGAGCGAAAAAATTTCAAAATCCGCGAACGAAAACGCGCCGCAAAATGTAGCACAAAGCGCGCAAGCGGAGGAGTGCTACGAGCCCAATTTTACGATCAAAAATTTTATCCAAAGCTCTAAATTTAAAGATAAAATTTTTATGTCACGAGACGTGATCTTTTGCGAGAGCGAGGGCGAGTTTGCGGCGTTTAAAAAGGCCTTTGCACTTGAGCTTTACCTACGCTATATCGAGAAATTTTCGCCGCGGATAGGCCGCAAGATCGCGCGGGTGCGGGTGCGCAAAATGCAGACGCGCTGGGGCAGCTGCAACCACGCCAAGGGCTATCTCAACTTCTCGCTAAGCCTGATAGAGCGGGATCGGCGCTTCGTCGAATACGTCGTGCTGCACGAGCTCGCGCACCTCATCCATGCAAACCACGGAGCGGATTTTTACGCGCTCATCGCGAAGATCATGCCCGATTTTAAGGCACGTATCAAGCTAGGCAAGGGCTAGTTTGCGAACGGGCGCCCTTTTAAATTTCACGTCACTGTGACACGATCATTGCGGTCGATTAAATTTAAACCGATCTCCCATCACGCCGTAGCAGACCGCAGCCCGATCCGAATTTGCGCGGCACAGGCGGCGAAATTTCGCAAATTTTCGCAGATCCAAACGCTAATCTAAAGCCGCAAATTCCACGTATTTCTCCATCGCAACCAGCAGGAGCCAGCGCGCGGTAGGGCTGAAAAAATAGTGGTGTTCAGGGACCTGCTCCATTATAAATTTTAAAAAATCGTAAAAATATTCGGGCGCAAATTTAACCTCGGCACTCGTTAGGCTGTCGCCTAGATAGTGGATTTCGCCGCTCAAAATCCTCGCTTTTACCGCGGGGGTTGCGTCTATGAAGTTCCCGGCGCCAGCAAAGCTCAGGCAGTCCGCGGTCGCGTAATCTTTCAAACCCCGCAAGACGGGCTTGGAGCCGACAAAGGTAAAATTTTCCTCTATAAAGCGCGCTCCGCCCTCGCTCACCTGCCAGCAATCGCCCAA carries:
- the prmC gene encoding peptide chain release factor N(5)-glutamine methyltransferase encodes the protein MRIAEALRWGLGQCGSKYVAREILKFCERLEGEQLVLRCSEELAHEAEFRAKIAEFKDGRLLEYITQSCEFMGFKFYVDERVLIPRCETEILVKKALTLAQSLDEPRICEIGTGSGIIAICLKKLLPSCRITASDISADALEVARVNAASLGADVEFVHCAYADEIAGEFDLIVSNPPYIANSYALDARVLQEPKAALFGGERGDEILKRIVLIAARRAKFLACEMGYDQKQSLSAFLREQGFRVEFYKDLAQFDRGFVARNLNRS
- a CDS encoding type II toxin-antitoxin system RelE/ParE family toxin, giving the protein MKIIQSKRFRAQLSKIVEFIAERSEDAAENFKNELFARAGELGFMPYKFRRSKSFDDDRIRDFVFKGFVIPYLIDEPNDTIVILAIFKQNLLRYLDARLKTSAFKIPRSVY
- the abc-f gene encoding ribosomal protection-like ABC-F family protein gives rise to the protein MALIELIDVTKKFGSHVVLDGVNFALDANERVAVIGKNGGGKSTLIKIVAGLCETDEGRIITQNGLNIQMLAQTPKFEDNLSVKDALRRELAEIYAALSEYDAISSKIAAQPENKELLARQDELIKFIEAKDGWQIDNKIEQVLQNFGLKIYENRSVCTLSGGEIRRVALGALVLKKPDVLLLDEPTNHLDVYMVKFLEEMLLSSKQTIVFISHDRYFIDRLATRSIEIEEGKISNFDGGYENYLRRKQEMLASLEKSHETLLKQLRAEEEWLHRGVKARLKRNEGRKARIMQMRQDAKKNPGAIRRVRLELERASRSFNGTGGDNRKKMLFECTNIGKILNGKVLFKGFSARVLQGERIGIVGANGAGKSTLLKILLGRSKIDAGEIKRGEIRIGYFDQTRSGITDDKSIIEIFCPNGGDHINVRGSYMHVYGYLKNFLFPKEFLDKPVGVLSGGEKNRLALAKLFTEQYDCLILDEPTNDLDIATINILEDYLLSFEGAVIIVSHDRYFIDKITNKLWVFEKNGTIDQIQMPYSQYLEFEDEMAEIDQIEADAGASASAEEGSRENKKEKTSAAKLSYKQNKILEEYPAKIEAIEARIKELNHALSTPEIYQKLGMQGLFEELEEKRGTLNSMENEYYEVLSLAESLK
- a CDS encoding uracil-DNA glycosylase encodes the protein MQSSQLRRLLYYKAFGYRYVGAEILSGGERFFKALDALKSATAECNLCELAKTRAGSGEQNFKNFKTIKNFKNSKTPANVKLMIVALAPGANEGFGGGLEAEVAAALDQICAPEEIYFSFLIRCAVPQNRRVSSEMILKCAPYLTDEIKILKPKVVLCLGELCCKIVLRNGDLASMDVLHGSVFNEGGISFVPSFDPAFIAQNPSKAELFKEDLQKIKELL
- a CDS encoding YbgC/FadM family acyl-CoA thioesterase — encoded protein: MQIKIYYEDTDAQGIVYHANYIKFCERARSEALMQAGVDFAREDAHFVVSELCAKFLRPARLGDTLEIRTSLAALKNASALLRQEIYKIKDIKNVDFSELLYAQDVKIAFVKEGRPIKFSAEILEFFKSLK
- a CDS encoding amidohydrolase family protein; protein product: MQTLDFHVHLLSKEVRFDRPYDRLALRLFGRRFGIDVSRAIKEPYEAYVDALLGGLRASKYVKKAVLFGVDAKFSDAGELIHRDKTVCADNDSVFEIYQKNPDLIVPFFSINPKRADALDEIDRCFELGFKGAKFLQNYWDLDTRLPRYVPYFEKLAKLGLPLVIHIGNESSVPSARRYEALEMIYAPLELGVTTVCAHMAINYEYSHIFRALSRRPRNFGHDYFALLALLRTHNNLYADVSALMTPVRAKALPHLASQTDVHSRLLYASDFPVPYSAIYNTYDLRLSQRIALHKEPNPFDRNARGLLAYFGEDSELWSNYKKILPFA
- a CDS encoding GNAT family N-acetyltransferase — its product is MEFEILENSADFKPGDLDEIMVSIGWDTEQNAASVPPHETYRVWRTYDYVAIAKTQGKTVGVLEAFCDRDNFATSYLYCVIVHKDCQRRGIGTALVNAFNKRFAHTTTFVVTPLHKAEGAGEFLQKCGF
- a CDS encoding M48 family metallopeptidase — encoded protein: MVWFLIFLYALYTIYKISLDLLELSFIRAKLKEPAVVLSEEDYRKAGEVGAVNLKFNIFSHCFSFAVALIWILAGAGALQRAIYDLAGDGILAGSCFVTAFLIIGGAAAFPLEIYKTFVKDRRLGFSTITPAVFVKDALKSLALTLVFGFAVASALVFCVNSLGAHWWVWGFLLSFGIVLLINLIYPTAIAPLFNKMQPLEQGELKERIEGLLQRCGFKSSGVFTIDASKRDKRLNAYFGGFGATKKVVLFDTLIEKLSEDEILAVLGHELGHFKHGDILKGLALSFVLLGATLAVFGNLPAGVFGALGLNADGGATLVFMILFAPILHAFFEPVISKLSRMHEFSADLHGASMQDKKSMIGALKKLGSENKAFPLAHKIYAAVYHSHPSLYERIRELDEDR